A single genomic interval of Pyrus communis chromosome 7, drPyrComm1.1, whole genome shotgun sequence harbors:
- the LOC137740783 gene encoding uncharacterized protein, whose amino-acid sequence MAAAMVCQPTEEQHQWVGSIAGRFYKPRNRAMSHANLMNNYFNPNSKLDRAGRPGFSPHQKVIVALRMMAYGSLADSMDETHGMSESTCLDTLQQFCDIIVQVHKDEYLCEPNQEDLNRLLYKAEDRGFPGMIGSLDCMHWDRKNCPTRWQ is encoded by the exons atggctgcggccatggtgtgtcagccaactgaggaacaacATCAATGGGTTGGCTCTATTGCTGGTCGCTtttacaaaccacgaaacagagCGATGTCGCATGCtaatctgatgaacaactacttcaaccccaactcg AAGCTGGACAGAGCAGGCCgccctggtttctcacctcatcagaaggttaTTGTTGCACTTcgaatgatggcctatggctccctagctgattcgatggatgaaacccatggtatgtctgagtctacatgccttgatactcttCAACAATTTTGTGACATAATCGTTCAGGTTCACAAAGACGAGTACCTCTGtgagccaaatcaagaagatctgaatCGACTCCTTTACAAAGCTGAAGACCGTGGGTTTCCgggcatgatagggtcattagactgcatgcattggGATCGGAAGAACTGTCCCACCAGATGGCAATGA
- the LOC137738870 gene encoding gibberellin 2-beta-dioxygenase 2-like produces MVVSSPSTIRSKKTMAIGIPTIDLSNYNRSKLSEQIVEACEEYGFFKVVNHGIPKEVIETMETQGSDFFAKPTMEKQRAGPACPFGYGCKNIGCKGDTGELEYLLLQTNCQSISERSNDISNDPTKFSCAVNDYIEAVKELACEILDLVAEGLWVSDKSVFSRFIRDVQSDSILRINHYPPVKDWDTATKQHPFTNNNNNNNNNNYNKIGFGEHSDPQILTIFRSNNVGGLQIFLRDGLWVPVAPDPNQFFVMVGDALQALTNGRLVSVRHRALANSVVKPRMSMVYFGAPPLNAWMSPLPEMVSPEKPSLYKPFTWGEYKKAAYTTRLGDSRLDLFKINNHMCKCNDQIPCPCLDNLVK; encoded by the exons ATGGTGGTATCATCTCCTTCAACAATAAGAAGCAAGAAAACCATGGCAATAGGAATTCCCACAATCGATCTATCAAATTACAATAGGTCAAAGCTATCAGAACAAATTGTTGAAGCCTGTGAAGAATATGGTTTCTTTAAGGTGGTCAACCATGGTATCCCAAAAGAGGTCATTGAGACAATGGAAACACAAGGGTCTGATTTTTTTGCCAAGCCAACAATGGAGAAGCAACGAGCTGGCCCGGCTTGTCCTTTTGGCTATGGCTGCAAAAACATTGGCTGCAAAGGCGACACTGGAGAGCTTGAGTACCTTCTTCTTCAAACCAATTGTCAGTCCATTTCTGAGAGATCCAATGATATTTCCAACGACCCTACGAAATTCAG CTGTGCAGTGAATGATTACATAGAAGCAGTTAAAGAATTGGCATGTGAGATTCTTGATCTGGTGGCCGAGGGACTATGGGTTTCAGACAAGTCTGTGTTCAGCAGGTTCATCAGAGACGTCCAGAGCGACTCAATTCTTAGGATTAATCACTATCCTCCGGTCAAGGACTGGGACACAGCAACTAAACAGCATCCTTTcactaacaacaacaacaacaacaacaataataattataataagaTTGGATTTGGAGAGCATTCTGACCCTCAAATCTTGACAATCTTTAGATCCAACAACGTGGGGGGCCTTCAGATTTTTCTACGTGATGGCTTGTGGGTTCCCGTCGCCCCCGACCCCAATCAATTCTTTGTAATGGTTGGTGATGCCTTACAG gCTTTAACGAATGGGAGGTTAGTGAGCGTGAGACATAGGGCACTGGCAAACTCAGTGGTGAAGCCAAGGATGTCGATGGTGTACTTTGGGGCACCACCACTCAATGCATGGATGTCTCCTCTGCCGGAGATGGTGTCGCCGGAGAAGCCCAGCCTCTACAAGCCCTTCACATGGGGTGAGTACAAGAAAGCTGCATACACTACACGATTGGGAGATTCACGTCTAGACcttttcaagattaataacCACATGTGCAAGTGCAACGATCAAATTCCATGTCCATGCTTGGACAATCTTGTAAAATAG